The following are from one region of the Amia ocellicauda isolate fAmiCal2 chromosome 1, fAmiCal2.hap1, whole genome shotgun sequence genome:
- the LOC136753513 gene encoding ATP-sensitive inward rectifier potassium channel 1: MIQYFQKRLREHLEERRIRRTRLVSKDGHCNIEFGNVEYHRQFAFLMDFWTTFVEIRWRYFLFIFTASFMGSWFIFGLLWYSVAKNNGDLTEQNPPENHTPCVSNVHGLTSAFLYSLETQTTIGYGYRALTETCGTAVTLLITQSIVGAVINCFMCGVFLCKISLPKKRAKTISFSHTAVITKQGNKLCLLLRVANLRKTLLIGSQIYGKLLRTSVTPDGEIIILDQVNIDFTVDAGKDNLFFICPLTLYHVIDKSSPFFEMSVDTMHMQDFELVVFLDGTAESTSSSCQVRTSYIPREIQWGYTFLPIISRTKEGKYGVDFSNFNKTTPVTTPHCAYCFYNVDEHLPGEKRGRDNLGFEVIEINDAADMTKM, encoded by the coding sequence ATGATCCAGTACTTCCAGAAACGCCTACGTGAACACCTGGAAGAGCGCCGGATCAGGAGGACCAGGCTGGTGTCCAAGGATGGGCACTGCAACATCGAGTTCGGCAACGTGGAGTACCACAGGCAGTTCGCCTTCTTGATGGACTTCTGGACCACGTTTGTGGAGATCCGCTGGCGCTACTTCCTGTTCATCTTCACCGCCTCCTTCATGGGCAGCTGGTTCATCTTCGGGTTGCTCTGGTACTCCGTGGCGAAGAACAACGGGGACCTCACAGAGCAGAACCCTCCTGAGAATCACACCCCCTGCGTGAGCAACGTCCACGGACTCACCTCAGCATTCCTCTACTCTCTGGAGACCCAGACGACCATTGGCTACGGCTACAGGGCCCTGACAGAGACCTGTGGCACCGCGGTCACCCTGCTCATTACCCAGTCCATCGTCGGGGCTGTCATCAACTGCTTCATGTGCGGAGTCTTCTTGTGCAAGATCTCCCTGCCCAAGAAACGAGCCAAGACGATCTCCTTCAGCCACACGGCGGTCatcaccaaacagggaaacaaGCTGTGCCTGCTCCTCCGGGTGGCCAACCTGCGGAAGACTCTTCTCATCGGGAGTCAGATTTACGGCAAGCTCCTTAGGACCTCCGTGACTCCCGATGGGGAAATCATCATCTTGGACCAGGTGAACATAGACTTCACGGTAGATGCGGGTAAGGACAACCTATTCTTCATTTGCCCCCTGACTCTGTACCATGTCATCGACAAGAGCAGTCCCTTCTTCGAGATGTCCGTGGACACGATGCACATGCAGGACTTCGAGCTGGTGGTCTTCTTGGACGGTACGGCCGAGTCCACCAGCTCAAGCTGCCAAGTACGGACTTCCTACATCCCGCGGGAGATCCAGTGGGGCTACACCTTCCTGCCCATCATCTCTCGGACCAAGGAGGGCAAGTACGGGGTGGACTTCTCCAACTTCAACAAGACCACGCCGGTGACCACTCCGCACTGCGCCTACTGCTTCTACAACGTCGACGAACACCTGCCGGGcgaaaagagagggagggacaacCTGGGTTTTGAGGTGATTGAAATCAACGACGCAGCCGACATGACAAAAATGTGA